The genomic stretch TTCCTACAGTATTATAAAGGCATACCAATAATAATCCTAATATATTCCCCATGATAGCAGCTATCCAAGCATCTTGCTTAGCGTCTGCGGCTAGACCTATTGGACTGAATAGGATGGAAGTACCAATATAACATATGGCTACTAATATTCTAAATTGTCTAGGACTTATTTTCCAATTGTCTAACATATTGTTCTCCTTACTTTTATTTAAAAATATTAATTTTCTNAGTAGTGGTAGAAAAAAAGCATAAGTTAGTACATAAGGTATCCAAGTTGCAACGTTCCATATTCCAGAATACATACTATTTGGAAATACTACTAGAGAAAGAACTACTACAATCATTCCCATAGGTAGAGTTAGAGGCCTATAGTCCTTCAATTTAAAGATTTGAGCAAGACCTAAAACAGCTCCATAAAAATATAGAATTACCTTATAAAAGATAGTAATAAACCAGGTGACAGCTATGATTGCTTCGATTCTTTGAATAAAGTTTCCTAAATTTATTTTTTTAGCAAGTACATAGCTAGAAAATGAATTTCGTGCTGTTGTATCATGTCCCAGCACTAAAATGCATAGGGTAGTTATAACTAATATTACAATTCCTCCTATTAATGTGCCACTTAAAAAAGATTTTTTAGCTTCTCTTATATTATTCACATGAGCAGGGAAAATCATCATAAGGACAATAAGTGTAAAAGAAGAAGCGCTGGCATAAAATAAACCTCCCCTCAATATAGGTTTCATCCCATATTCAAATACTGGCTGTATATTTTTAAACTCTATGCCAGGTAAGAGAAAAATCGCTAAGATGATGAGAAGTCCAATAAGAAAAGGATATAAGACCTCTGCTGCTAGTGCAAAAGTTTCTAGACCTAGGCGTGTCCCCATGACAACAATAAGAACAAACAACATATGGGTATACTGAATAGGAGTTTCTGGCATTATTTGTGTGGTTATGAAGTCTCCTGCAACCCACAAAATCATTGCGCAATTTATCAATAAAAAAGAAACAAATAAAAAAGAAAGTGTTTTTCCAATCCATTTTCCTAGTGCCTTCTCCGTATACTCTATTAATGTCATATTGGGAAAGAGACCTCCTACCTTATTATAAAAGCATACTACCAATAATCCTAATATATTACCTACCAAAGCAGCTAACCAAGCATCCTGTTTAGCATCTATGGCTAGAGCTACTGGATCAAAAAG from Anaeromicrobium sediminis encodes the following:
- a CDS encoding endospore germination permease; amino-acid sequence: MELHNLDTLCDDICFFSTTTVTYSXIFLNKSKENNMLDNWKISPYQFKILVIMCFIGTSILFDPVALAIDAKQDAWLAALVGNILGLLVVCFYNKVGGLFPNMTLIEYTEKALGKWIGKTLSFLFVSFLLINCAMILWVAGDFITTQIMPETPIQYTHMLFVLIVVMGTRLGLETFALAAEVLYPFLIGLLIILAIFLLPGIEFKNIQPVFEYGMKPILRGGLFYASASSFTLIVLMMIFPAHVNNIREAKKSFLSGTLIGGIVILVITTLCILVLGHDTTARNSFSSYVLAKKINLGNFIQRIEAIIAVTWFITIFYKVILYFYGAVLGLAQIFKLKDYRPLTLPMGMIVVVLSLVVFPNSMYSGIWNVATWIPYVLTYAFFLPLLRKLIFLNKSKENNMLDNWKISPRQFRILVAICYIGTSILFSPIGLAADAKQDAWIAAIMGNILGLLLVCLYNTVG